A genomic segment from Chitinophaga flava encodes:
- a CDS encoding PAS domain S-box protein, which translates to MGTMDTVTSGKYHFLAGGGETGELIRHYPWENTVLGAVDQWPQPLKTCIRIILTSGLPMFVWWGPDLISFYNDAGRILAGCKHPAGLGQPFRTVWKTLWERIGTQAEQALQNNVGTCNEALLFFTERNGHLQESYYTFSLSPIPGSNGVPEGILCTVSDETDHVVQARQMKTLQDLTTFNLNSRRIQDVYMNSLLALRENRHDFPFAVFYETDHDTHLKGYTADDLPEAAFPGAVALTDENFYWPVTEVLRSHQIVKVHQLREKPWQLPAGAWEQLPDQAVLIPVIHHFTNTLYGVLIAGINPYRQPDDAYLAFLRQVSDQLTATITSARTYVAHQLGDLFRQAPAAIMLLKGVDDIVEVANSRYHHLLQGLPAALYTCDKAGRILWFNQAAAALWGREPVIGYDMWCGSWKIFEPDGITPLPLDTCPMARALQQGVAVRDVEIVVERPDGTRRNVQPYPDPIFDEEGRVAGAVNMLIDITELKMAQAHMGRLAAIVESTDDAIISKTPEGIISSWNPAAEKLFGYTSEEVTGKPILILIPPDRTAEEKEIMDRLSKGVSIDHFETQRVTKDGRLIDISLTISPLKDAHGRFIGVSKIARDISEQKKLFSALQESEARYMQVAMEMEAIVAQRTRELTEANFYLEKSNKELEQFAFVTSHDLQEPLRKIHTFAGLLCEAVGPALDATSRMYVEKMMISARRMSQLIHDLLNFSRLNRTEDIFVQTDLNEVMAHVLNDFEVTISQKKALVTIDALPAIQAVPLQMNQLLYNLLGNALKFTAEDRTPEIRISSRVLPEHALKDYPELDRGRSYYEITVSDNGIGFNQVYEDKIFQIFQRLNNRTAYEGTGIGLALCNKIATNHKGCIRAVGQPGEGAVFNVVLPVM; encoded by the coding sequence ATGGGAACCATGGATACAGTTACTTCTGGTAAGTATCATTTTCTGGCTGGCGGTGGTGAAACGGGTGAACTAATACGCCACTATCCCTGGGAAAATACTGTGCTGGGCGCTGTGGACCAATGGCCGCAGCCCTTAAAAACCTGTATCAGGATTATCCTGACATCCGGTCTGCCGATGTTTGTTTGGTGGGGACCGGACCTTATCAGTTTTTATAATGATGCCGGCCGGATACTGGCTGGCTGCAAACATCCTGCTGGCCTCGGACAGCCCTTCAGGACTGTCTGGAAAACCCTTTGGGAGCGGATAGGCACCCAGGCAGAACAAGCCCTTCAAAACAATGTGGGTACCTGTAACGAAGCATTGCTGTTTTTCACAGAACGTAATGGTCATTTACAGGAAAGCTATTATACTTTCTCGCTGAGTCCTATTCCCGGCAGCAATGGTGTGCCGGAAGGTATCTTGTGTACGGTCTCTGATGAAACTGATCATGTAGTGCAGGCCCGTCAGATGAAGACCCTGCAGGACCTGACAACGTTTAATCTCAACAGCCGGCGGATACAGGACGTATACATGAATAGTTTGCTGGCCCTGCGTGAAAACCGCCACGATTTTCCTTTTGCTGTTTTTTATGAGACAGATCACGATACTCACCTGAAGGGTTATACGGCAGATGACCTGCCGGAAGCCGCTTTCCCCGGTGCTGTAGCCTTGACAGATGAGAATTTTTATTGGCCTGTTACAGAGGTGTTACGATCCCATCAGATAGTAAAAGTACATCAGCTGCGGGAGAAGCCATGGCAGCTTCCAGCAGGAGCATGGGAGCAGCTACCGGACCAGGCAGTGCTGATACCGGTGATACATCATTTTACAAATACACTTTATGGCGTACTGATAGCAGGAATCAACCCTTATCGTCAGCCGGATGACGCCTACCTGGCTTTTCTCCGGCAGGTGAGTGATCAGCTGACGGCTACCATTACCAGTGCCCGGACCTATGTGGCCCATCAGTTAGGGGATCTGTTCCGTCAGGCGCCAGCAGCCATTATGTTACTAAAAGGCGTGGATGATATTGTGGAAGTGGCCAACAGCCGGTATCATCATTTGTTGCAAGGACTGCCGGCAGCCCTCTATACCTGCGACAAAGCCGGTCGTATCCTGTGGTTCAACCAGGCTGCCGCTGCGTTGTGGGGACGAGAGCCAGTGATAGGCTACGATATGTGGTGTGGCTCCTGGAAAATATTTGAACCGGATGGCATCACACCACTGCCACTCGATACCTGCCCGATGGCCCGGGCGTTGCAACAGGGAGTAGCGGTAAGAGACGTAGAGATAGTAGTGGAGAGACCCGACGGAACCCGACGGAATGTGCAGCCCTACCCAGATCCTATCTTCGACGAAGAAGGGCGTGTAGCCGGCGCCGTTAATATGCTGATAGATATTACAGAACTGAAAATGGCCCAGGCACATATGGGCAGACTGGCAGCTATCGTGGAATCCACCGATGATGCTATTATCAGCAAAACACCGGAAGGTATCATCTCCAGCTGGAACCCGGCAGCAGAAAAACTTTTCGGTTACACCAGCGAGGAAGTGACCGGAAAACCCATCCTTATACTGATACCACCCGACCGCACAGCAGAAGAAAAAGAGATCATGGACAGACTGAGCAAAGGCGTCTCTATTGATCACTTCGAAACCCAGCGGGTAACCAAAGACGGGCGGCTCATCGATATCTCCCTGACCATCTCCCCGTTGAAAGATGCACATGGCCGTTTTATCGGAGTGTCCAAAATAGCAAGGGACATATCTGAACAGAAAAAACTGTTCTCCGCTCTGCAGGAAAGCGAGGCCCGTTATATGCAGGTGGCCATGGAAATGGAAGCCATCGTGGCACAACGTACCCGCGAACTCACCGAAGCCAACTTCTACCTGGAGAAGTCCAACAAGGAGCTGGAGCAGTTTGCATTTGTGACCAGCCACGATCTTCAGGAACCGCTGCGTAAAATCCATACCTTCGCCGGTTTGTTGTGTGAGGCTGTTGGGCCGGCGCTGGACGCGACTTCCAGAATGTATGTCGAAAAGATGATGATCAGTGCCCGCCGGATGTCGCAGTTGATTCATGACCTGCTGAACTTCTCGCGCCTGAATCGCACCGAAGATATATTTGTGCAGACAGATCTCAACGAGGTGATGGCACATGTGCTGAATGATTTTGAAGTGACCATCAGTCAGAAAAAAGCGCTTGTCACCATTGATGCCCTGCCGGCCATACAAGCGGTCCCTTTGCAGATGAACCAGCTGCTGTATAACCTGCTGGGCAATGCCCTGAAGTTTACTGCGGAAGACAGAACACCGGAAATCCGCATCAGCTCAAGGGTACTGCCGGAACATGCATTGAAGGATTATCCTGAACTGGACCGCGGCCGCAGTTATTACGAGATTACCGTGAGTGACAATGGTATCGGTTTTAACCAGGTGTATGAAGACAAGATCTTTCAGATTTTTCAACGGCTCAACAACCGTACTGCCTATGAAGGCACTGGTATAGGGCTGGCATTATGTAATAAAATTGCTACTAACCATAAGGGCTGTATCCGCGCGGTGGGCCAGCCGGGCGAGGGCGCCGTTTTTAACGTTGTTTTACCTGTCATGTAA
- a CDS encoding response regulator, translating to MKPHTVLLIDDDADDRIFFSEAIKKVSPEVETHYCESGMQAIDLLSHKKIASPDYIFLDMNMPMMNGKECLQELGKVIHRGLTKIIILSTSDMVEDVQESMALGARLFLTKPDSFDALCKILKDVLEEKWQKCFR from the coding sequence ATGAAGCCACATACCGTTCTGCTGATTGACGATGATGCGGATGACCGGATCTTCTTCAGCGAAGCCATAAAAAAAGTCTCGCCCGAAGTAGAGACTCATTATTGTGAAAGTGGCATGCAAGCCATTGACCTTCTCTCCCATAAAAAAATTGCCAGTCCTGACTATATCTTCCTGGACATGAATATGCCGATGATGAATGGCAAGGAATGTCTGCAGGAGCTCGGAAAGGTCATTCACAGAGGACTTACAAAAATCATCATTCTCAGCACTTCTGATATGGTGGAAGATGTACAGGAATCCATGGCGCTGGGCGCAAGGTTATTCCTCACCAAACCAGATTCCTTTGATGCACTTTGCAAAATATTGAAAGATGTCCTCGAAGAAAAATGGCAGAAATGTTTCCGGTGA
- a CDS encoding inorganic diphosphatase: MIIKELQVVIETPRGSSEKFDFDPVSRFFVLSKALPAGMVFPFDFGFIPGTRGEDGCPLDILVLSEFKTFSGCMLKCRLIGAIKGIQREADGTQIRNDRYIAVPFVSTVYKEVDVMPDKLIRELEVFLMAYHQLEGKQFRPMGYLDAAPAYEQIKFV, encoded by the coding sequence ATGATTATAAAAGAGCTGCAGGTGGTGATTGAAACACCAAGAGGAAGCAGTGAGAAATTTGATTTTGACCCGGTGTCCCGTTTTTTTGTATTGAGTAAGGCATTACCCGCCGGGATGGTGTTTCCCTTTGACTTCGGATTTATTCCCGGTACCAGGGGAGAAGATGGGTGCCCGCTGGATATATTGGTACTATCGGAGTTTAAAACGTTCAGCGGCTGTATGCTCAAATGCCGGTTGATAGGAGCCATCAAGGGTATACAACGGGAGGCCGACGGCACACAGATCCGGAACGACCGCTATATTGCGGTGCCATTTGTTTCTACTGTATACAAGGAGGTTGATGTGATGCCCGATAAACTGATACGGGAGCTGGAAGTTTTTTTAATGGCCTACCATCAGCTGGAGGGTAAACAATTCAGGCCCATGGGTTATCTGGATGCGGCGCCGGCTTACGAACAGATAAAATTTGTCTGA
- a CDS encoding MFS transporter yields the protein MLAKIAQTYRSSFSGLSKETWLLSLVILINRTGTMVVPFLSMYLTQNKHWTIADAGVIITLFGIGAVMGSLAGGYFIDKLGFRSVQIFTSITGGALFIAFGYIDHFAVLCVMTVVLSFVAEAFRPANGAAIAAYSKPENLTRSYSLNRFAMNLGWALGSSLGGILAAINYHLLFWVEGCVYILVGLLITVLLPADGGHPRTKAVASAAPRDLPIWKDVFLFRFLVWITLYTTSFSLIFRLVPIYWKTDWHIDEFAIGLLLGINGVIIALFEMVLVRRWESRKSAMYYIVGGVIVTALGYLFLLFPGHVPITTALMAVIFMTVGEMMVFPFVNAVIMGRSNDTNRGRYAAAYALTWSVAQVVGPGGGALIIERWGFVVLWIVMVVLCLGCALALWRLPFKKPVVA from the coding sequence ATGTTAGCAAAGATAGCCCAGACCTATCGGTCTTCTTTCAGCGGCCTTAGTAAGGAAACCTGGTTGCTGAGCCTAGTGATATTAATTAACCGTACCGGAACGATGGTGGTGCCTTTCCTCAGCATGTACCTCACCCAAAATAAACACTGGACCATTGCGGATGCAGGCGTGATCATCACGCTCTTTGGCATAGGAGCGGTAATGGGCTCCCTGGCAGGAGGTTATTTTATTGACAAGCTGGGATTCCGTTCTGTCCAGATTTTTACTTCCATTACAGGCGGGGCGCTGTTTATCGCCTTTGGTTATATTGACCATTTTGCGGTATTGTGCGTGATGACAGTAGTCCTGAGTTTTGTAGCAGAAGCTTTCCGGCCGGCCAATGGGGCTGCTATCGCGGCTTATTCCAAACCTGAAAATCTTACCCGTTCCTATTCTCTCAACCGCTTTGCCATGAACCTGGGTTGGGCGCTGGGCAGCTCTCTTGGTGGGATACTGGCAGCCATCAACTATCACCTGTTGTTTTGGGTGGAAGGCTGTGTATACATACTGGTGGGACTGTTGATCACAGTACTGTTGCCGGCTGATGGTGGTCATCCCCGTACGAAGGCGGTGGCTTCCGCTGCTCCCCGTGACCTGCCGATCTGGAAAGATGTTTTCCTGTTCCGTTTCCTGGTATGGATTACTTTGTACACAACTTCTTTCAGTTTAATATTCAGACTGGTCCCTATTTACTGGAAAACAGACTGGCATATCGACGAATTTGCGATTGGCCTGTTGCTGGGTATCAATGGGGTGATTATCGCCTTATTTGAAATGGTACTGGTAAGGCGCTGGGAAAGCCGTAAATCGGCCATGTATTACATCGTTGGCGGAGTGATCGTGACAGCACTGGGTTATTTGTTCCTGTTGTTCCCGGGCCATGTGCCCATCACGACAGCTTTGATGGCTGTTATATTTATGACCGTAGGTGAAATGATGGTCTTCCCCTTTGTAAATGCGGTCATCATGGGGCGTTCGAATGATACCAACAGAGGACGTTATGCAGCCGCCTACGCCCTTACCTGGTCTGTTGCCCAGGTGGTAGGCCCGGGTGGTGGCGCACTCATCATTGAACGCTGGGGCTTCGTGGTATTATGGATAGTGATGGTGGTGTTATGTTTGGGCTGTGCATTAGCGTTATGGCGTCTCCCATTTAAGAAACCTGTGGTGGCCTGA
- a CDS encoding sensor histidine kinase yields the protein MPHSMISDYSKRLQARILYLVGPPEEVTLENRIFNSMCLIAILVSAVQIPFNYFTGLKMTGLLFGVLLLALAVLYYLSRFKNRASLSIAISVITVNLLFGMVYFVSSGISGASLMTFTLTFFLVMIVSPRGQYIWWLGFNLLLVAALVLTEYYYPELVPNMYPDRQSKMVDLSATYLTSVLVIFFGTLYLKNAYNREKQQGEEKTRVLEVMNTEKNKLFSIISHDLRSPMASIQSYLELMKDIQLPAEQKLQLEAELLQMVNNTQDMLYNMLLWSKTQLQGLTVHLSPVNVYHAVMPVLEINTSLITNKGLHLETRIDQTLMAMADLNMLQLIIRNLIGNSIKFTAPGGHIFIEASRQGKECLITIRDTGTGIDAKRAHEIFSLKARSTFGTSNEKGIGLGLYLCKEYTAAQHGRIWFENNADQGCSFYLVFPLA from the coding sequence ATGCCACATTCTATGATAAGTGATTACAGTAAAAGACTGCAAGCAAGAATCCTGTACCTGGTGGGCCCGCCCGAAGAAGTAACCCTGGAAAACCGCATATTCAACTCCATGTGCCTGATAGCCATACTAGTGAGTGCTGTACAGATTCCTTTTAATTATTTCACGGGACTTAAAATGACCGGCCTGCTGTTTGGCGTACTGCTCCTGGCGCTAGCGGTATTGTATTATCTCTCCCGCTTCAAAAACAGGGCATCACTCAGTATAGCCATCTCCGTGATAACAGTCAACCTGTTGTTTGGTATGGTGTATTTTGTCAGCTCCGGTATCTCCGGTGCCAGCCTGATGACTTTCACGCTGACCTTTTTTCTGGTGATGATTGTATCCCCGCGCGGGCAATACATTTGGTGGCTGGGCTTCAACCTCCTGCTGGTGGCTGCATTGGTGCTGACGGAATATTATTACCCGGAGCTGGTGCCCAACATGTACCCTGACCGTCAGTCGAAGATGGTAGACCTCTCCGCCACCTACCTCACCAGTGTGCTGGTGATATTCTTTGGTACCCTGTACCTTAAAAACGCCTACAACCGCGAAAAGCAACAGGGAGAGGAAAAAACCAGGGTACTGGAAGTAATGAATACCGAAAAAAACAAACTGTTCTCCATCATTTCCCACGACCTGCGCAGCCCGATGGCCTCCATACAATCTTATCTTGAACTAATGAAAGATATACAGCTGCCGGCTGAACAGAAATTACAACTGGAAGCCGAACTGCTGCAGATGGTGAACAATACCCAGGACATGCTCTACAACATGTTGTTATGGTCTAAAACACAGTTGCAGGGCCTTACTGTACATCTCTCCCCGGTGAATGTATATCATGCCGTGATGCCCGTCCTCGAGATTAACACCTCGCTGATCACCAACAAAGGCTTACATCTGGAAACACGTATAGACCAGACGCTGATGGCCATGGCCGATCTTAACATGCTGCAGCTGATCATCCGCAACCTGATAGGCAACTCCATTAAATTCACGGCACCCGGTGGGCATATCTTCATAGAAGCCTCCAGGCAAGGGAAAGAATGCCTCATCACCATCCGTGATACCGGCACCGGTATTGATGCGAAAAGAGCACATGAAATATTTTCACTCAAAGCACGGTCTACTTTCGGCACCAGCAACGAAAAAGGAATAGGGCTGGGCCTTTATCTCTGTAAAGAATATACCGCCGCACAGCATGGCCGTATATGGTTTGAAAACAATGCCGACCAGGGTTGTTCCTTTTATCTGGTGTTTCCTTTGGCATGA